The window AGTGATGATCCTGGACAAAAAACTTTATTTGTACGGTTACGACTACCCTCCCGAAGACAATCCTGAAGCCTCTCTGACCGAACTTTTCCCTGAGGGCGAAAACACATTTCGCATGACAAACGGCAACGGCGAATTGGTTATTTTTGAATTTGACAAAAAGGGCAACATCGTTCGTATCAAAAAAGGAGAAAATTACCTCTACCCGGTGAAAAAATGAACGGAAAAATATCGAAGGAGCAAAATCAATTGACTGAAAGCAGGAATAATTTCATCGTCAATGTTGCTGAAAGTTCTGACAAAAACTGGATCGCAGAGACGCAAATAAAAATGGCGGCGGAAACTGAAAATATTCAATTGGACAGAGACATCGTCAATAAGGGTGTACAGTTCATGTTTGATCACCCGGATCGTGGATTTTACGTAATTGCCAAAGATACTTTTCATCGTCCCGCTGGCATCTTGCTCGTGCTGAAAGAATGGAGCGACTGGCGCAACGGCGACGTGTGGTGGATTCACAGCGTTTACGTGGAAAAAGAATTCCGCCGCCAGCGCGTTTTTTCTCACATGTTTCGTTTTGTGGAAGAAATCGCACAAGCCGAATCAGTGCGCGGTTTGCGGCTTTACGTGGAAAAAGAAAACAAGCGCGCCAAAGCCGCTTACGAACGCCTCGGCATGAGCAGCGACCGTTACGATATGTACGAAAAAATGTTTGGCGAATATTAATTATGCGAATGACCAGTTAAAATTGAACATAAGTCGCTAATTTATTGTTTTTAAAAGGCTGACGCCTTAACTCCACTCCAATTTAGGAATTGAATTAAGCCGTAAGGCTTTTATTATTTTCATTGCTATTTTAGTTAAAATTTTCCAACTGGTCATTCATATTAATTATAAGGTGTTGTCATGCAAAATGCAATCCAAAAAATTTTGTTTTTCATCGTGTCCGTGGCATTAACTTTTTTCATTTACTGGCTCGTATTTTTGGACAAAGAATCGAAAAGCAATGCGCTGGACTATTCCATCAATTTGCTGGGAGAACGGCTGCTCGGCATGGTTCCCGATTCGTTGGGAAAATCATCCGTTGCATCGCTGTACAACAACTTTGCCCGGAAAGTGAATCAGCGGGAAATCCCGCCGGAGCAAGTGGAAAAAGTCGCGGCAAATATTTTGAATTTGACCAATCTGGACACCGTGCTAACGCCGGCAGTAGCGGCTGCAGCGTTGAATTTATCGACGGCAAAAACAAACATCGCCGCCAGAGAAAAGAATGGTCAGTCTGAACGGCAAATTGGAATGCCGGCCAATATTCAAGCCCCACCATCTTCCGCGCGCGAATGGGAAAAACTTGGCGCAAAACTCAAAGAGATGTATCAGGTGAACCAGGAAATTTCTGATGTTTCGCGCCAACGAAAAGCAACGATGCCGGCAGCGGTCAGCCCGCCGATTCTATTTCACTTCAACAAACAAATACGGCTCGCGGTTGATCCTGCATTTTTGAAACAGTTAGAAGCCGCTCGCGATGAAAAATTACTGGCAAAACTCAAAAAGTTGGAAAAAGCAAACTTGCTCGACTGGGCGCCGGAAGTGAAAAGCAACCTTGCTGAAGTGCGCGCTGAATTGATGGAAATGAAAAAAGCGCAACAGTTCATTCAATCTGATTCATTCAAAAATGTGGTCAAAAAACAAACCCAGTTTTCGCTGAAAGTCTTGAAAAAATTACAAAATTTAGGCATCGCCAACCTGGGTGTCAATCTTGATTCGCTGGAACAAGCCGTCCAAAAATCTGTTGCTGAAATTGATAGCGTTAAAATCGACTGAATTTGAGAATTCAATTTGAGTGAATTCTCAAATAAATTGGACGGTTTAATCCATTAAAAAAATTCGTAACTATTCAGCCTCGAAGCCGCCAAGGGTCCAAGATTTAATTGGTTAGTAAAAAAATAATTTTGACGTAAAAGTATTTCTAATATTTGCCTAAGCAATATTGCCATCTCAATTTTCGAAAACACTGGTAATAAATTCTTTCAATATTTTAGAATTCTGTTACGTTGGAATGTCGTTTTGTGTTAATTTGTTGCTAATTTAAACTTCGAGTCTTCGCGCCTTTGTGGCGAATAGTTACAAAAATTTTAACTTATTTTAAGAGAAATAATGAAATCACTCTCAAAAAACGCGCTCATTCGCAATGGAATCTTTATTTTTGCGATGGCGCTTGTTTTTCTGGGCTGCCAGAAAAAAAGCAATCCGGTAAATCCCAACCCGCCGGACGAGCCGGTACGCGAGCTGGTGATTTTGTACACCAACGACGAGCACGGCTGGATGGAAGCCACAGACACGCACGGCGGCGCTGCCGGCATGATGGCGCTCTGGAAAGAAAATGAAAATTTCTCTGACGAAGATCCTTTCTTGGTTTTGAGCGGCGGCGACATGTGGACAGGCCCGGCAATTTCCACCTGGACCAAAGGCGAGTCCATGGTTGAAGTAATGAATGCCATGGGCTACGACGCGGCAGCCATTGGGAACCACGAATTTGATTTTCAGGTTTCTGGTTTACGCCGCAATCTTTCGCTATCGCATTTCCCCTATTTGTCCGCTAACATCAAAGAAAAATCCACCGGACAGCGCCCGGATTTTGCCATGCCTTACGTAATTAAAAAAGTAAACGGCATTTCCGTGGGCATCATTGGCTTGACCACCACGACAACGCCGAACAGCACTTTTCCCGAGTACGTGAAAAATTTCGATTTCATCGACTACGAGACGGCGCTGGCAGAAGTTGTGCCGGAAGTAAAAAATGCCGGGGCTGAATTGCTGATTGTAGTGGGACACATTTGCGAAAGTGAAATGCGAGACCTGGCGCACTCAGCGAGTGAGATGGGAATCACAGTGCTCACCGGCGGCCATTGTCGGCGTACAGTGAACGATAATGTCGAAGGCGTGGCGCTGATTCACACCGGCTATTA of the Calditrichota bacterium genome contains:
- a CDS encoding bifunctional metallophosphatase/5'-nucleotidase, yielding MKSLSKNALIRNGIFIFAMALVFLGCQKKSNPVNPNPPDEPVRELVILYTNDEHGWMEATDTHGGAAGMMALWKENENFSDEDPFLVLSGGDMWTGPAISTWTKGESMVEVMNAMGYDAAAIGNHEFDFQVSGLRRNLSLSHFPYLSANIKEKSTGQRPDFAMPYVIKKVNGISVGIIGLTTTTTPNSTFPEYVKNFDFIDYETALAEVVPEVKNAGAELLIVVGHICESEMRDLAHSASEMGITVLTGGHCRRTVNDNVEGVALIHTGYYMQNYAVVDIEFDTEADTVVSLNQKLVANEVHTPDPGIQAVIEKWKARVDATLSEVIGYADSEIGSRSNEMYNMICDSWLEMFPEADISCTNIGGIRQSIPAGEITLGTIVGVLPFENQIISLDLTGSQVIDVTQYLIVGGMTRIDGYKLADGTPLVENGIYKVLTTDYLYSRSDNNFSVYDPTPITLAVNYRDPVIEWIRSQNTSPTNPLNQYLDGSPR
- a CDS encoding GNAT family N-acetyltransferase, translated to MNGKISKEQNQLTESRNNFIVNVAESSDKNWIAETQIKMAAETENIQLDRDIVNKGVQFMFDHPDRGFYVIAKDTFHRPAGILLVLKEWSDWRNGDVWWIHSVYVEKEFRRQRVFSHMFRFVEEIAQAESVRGLRLYVEKENKRAKAAYERLGMSSDRYDMYEKMFGEY